Proteins from a genomic interval of Coleofasciculaceae cyanobacterium:
- a CDS encoding proton extrusion protein PcxA, with product MKLQDIFNVGRRWLAATPERALDAAYRAAIRIKAIEDDHFNGQIVSSGSIEYSESVIKVFMADVSNYLSTINARLAEFQLSRGLLIFSNSQPNDSSQSIVRYTNGFDDTRELTVLEKLAFIDAVTYKYKNPQVKDIEITPTRRLENNKKNYRLIINNNKRSIALNKSSEKNGKDPGTETITDKTSVLPRSFMRTLNRIKQEIDPQAEDTEEEVVKRFRKSRNKTAISIRFLLILIIVPLLTHQVTKSILITPLVQKYFANHEQQVLFINQDMEEEAFMELRRYEEKLHFQSMIGLIPPLSEAEEEAEITEKAEEISEEFREEGINAIGNVFADFFSLMAFAAIIFFCKREIQIIKSFLDEIAYGLSDSAKAFLIILLTDMFVGYHSPHGWEVILEGIARHLGLPENREFNFLFIATFPVILDTVLKYWIFRYLNRISPSSVATYKNMNE from the coding sequence ATGAAACTTCAAGATATTTTTAATGTAGGTAGGCGTTGGTTAGCTGCCACCCCAGAGAGGGCTTTGGATGCAGCTTATCGTGCAGCAATTAGAATTAAGGCGATCGAAGACGACCATTTTAATGGTCAAATAGTTTCCTCTGGCTCCATAGAATACTCTGAAAGTGTCATTAAAGTATTCATGGCAGACGTGAGTAACTATCTCAGTACCATTAACGCTAGGCTGGCAGAATTTCAGCTTAGTCGAGGTTTATTAATTTTCTCTAATAGCCAACCTAATGATTCTAGCCAAAGTATCGTCCGCTACACTAACGGTTTTGATGATACTCGCGAATTAACCGTACTAGAAAAACTGGCTTTTATAGATGCTGTTACCTATAAGTATAAGAATCCTCAAGTCAAAGATATAGAAATTACGCCTACTCGCCGTTTGGAAAACAATAAAAAAAATTATCGTTTAATTATTAACAACAATAAACGCTCGATTGCTTTAAATAAATCTTCAGAAAAAAACGGCAAAGATCCTGGTACGGAAACTATTACTGATAAAACTAGCGTTTTGCCTCGTTCATTTATGAGAACGCTAAATCGTATTAAACAAGAAATAGATCCTCAAGCGGAAGATACAGAAGAAGAAGTAGTCAAAAGATTTCGTAAAAGTCGTAACAAAACAGCAATTTCGATTAGATTTTTACTAATTTTAATTATTGTGCCGTTGTTAACACATCAGGTGACAAAAAGCATCTTAATTACACCTTTGGTACAAAAATATTTTGCTAATCATGAACAGCAAGTATTATTTATCAATCAGGATATGGAAGAAGAAGCTTTTATGGAGCTACGTCGCTATGAAGAAAAACTGCATTTTCAAAGTATGATTGGTTTAATTCCTCCTCTGTCTGAAGCAGAAGAAGAGGCAGAAATAACCGAGAAGGCGGAAGAAATATCGGAAGAGTTTCGGGAGGAAGGTATTAATGCAATCGGCAATGTTTTTGCTGATTTCTTTTCTTTAATGGCATTTGCAGCGATTATTTTCTTTTGCAAAAGAGAAATTCAAATTATTAAATCTTTTTTAGATGAAATAGCTTATGGCTTGAGCGATAGTGCCAAAGCCTTTCTAATTATTTTGCTTACGGATATGTTTGTGGGTTATCATTCCCCTCACGGTTGGGAAGTTATTTTAGAAGGAATTGCCCGCCACTTAGGATTACCCGAAAATCGTGAGTTTAACTTCTTATTTATTGCTACTTTTCCTGTAATCTTAGATACGGTTTTGAAATACTGGATTTTCCGTTATCTCAATCGTATTTCACCTTCTTCTGTTGCTACTTATAAAAACATGAATGAATAA
- a CDS encoding ABC-F family ATP-binding cassette domain-containing protein has translation MLRLEHIKKIYTTGEVLKDVTWEVKPGERVGLVGVNGAGKSTQLKIISGEIEATSGEVIRPVNLKIAYLTQEFEVEPTRTVYEEFWTVFTEANAIQQEMGQVQHKMETADPNELDRLIHQLDKLQRKFEAIEGYTLDAQIEKILPEMGFTSEDGDRLVSSYSGGWQMRMSLGKILLQEPDLLLLDEPTNHLDLETIEWLENYLRGINTPMVIVSHDREFLDRLCTKIVETERGVSTTYLGNYSAYLQQKAEARLSQGASYERQQKEIAKQQEFIEKFRASATRSTQAKSREKQLDKVELVEAPVANLRTLKFRFPPSPRSGREVIIIKDLVHAYNNNILFLGAELTIERGERIAILGPNGAGKSTLLRMAMGMEEFDEGTVELGKHNVIPGYFEQNQAEALDLEKTVIDTVHDEVPEWKNEEVRTLLGQFLFSGDTAFKKVAALSGGEKARLALAKMLLRPANLLILDEPTNHLDIPAKEMLEEALQHYDGTVLIVSHDRYFISQTANKIVDIRDGELIVYRGDYHYYLDKIAEEKEKARQKSEAGLKAAKEAAKRAKQAEKKKNKQKKAKA, from the coding sequence ATGTTGCGACTCGAACACATCAAAAAGATTTACACTACGGGAGAGGTTCTCAAAGACGTTACCTGGGAAGTCAAACCTGGAGAAAGGGTGGGTTTAGTCGGGGTTAATGGTGCAGGAAAATCGACTCAACTAAAAATAATTAGTGGAGAAATTGAAGCCACATCTGGAGAGGTAATTCGTCCAGTTAACCTCAAAATTGCTTACTTGACTCAAGAATTTGAAGTTGAACCCACGCGAACAGTTTATGAAGAATTCTGGACGGTTTTTACTGAAGCTAATGCAATTCAGCAGGAGATGGGACAAGTACAGCACAAGATGGAGACAGCCGATCCTAATGAGCTGGATCGTTTAATTCATCAACTTGATAAGCTACAGCGTAAATTTGAAGCTATCGAAGGCTATACCCTAGATGCTCAAATTGAAAAAATTCTACCTGAGATGGGATTTACTTCCGAAGATGGCGATCGCCTGGTAAGCTCTTATAGTGGTGGCTGGCAGATGCGGATGAGTTTAGGAAAAATTCTGCTGCAAGAGCCCGATCTGCTGCTGCTGGATGAACCGACTAACCATCTAGATTTAGAAACAATCGAATGGTTGGAAAATTATTTGCGAGGCATTAATACCCCAATGGTTATTGTCTCTCATGACCGCGAATTTTTAGATCGTCTCTGCACCAAAATCGTCGAAACAGAGCGAGGTGTTTCGACTACTTATTTAGGCAATTATTCCGCCTATCTCCAGCAAAAAGCTGAAGCGCGCTTGTCTCAGGGAGCAAGTTACGAGCGACAGCAAAAAGAAATTGCCAAACAGCAAGAATTTATCGAGAAATTTAGAGCAAGTGCTACTCGCAGTACCCAAGCTAAAAGTAGAGAAAAGCAGCTAGACAAGGTAGAACTTGTTGAAGCACCAGTTGCCAATTTAAGAACTCTTAAGTTTCGCTTTCCTCCTTCTCCTAGAAGCGGTAGAGAAGTAATTATCATCAAGGATTTAGTTCATGCCTATAATAATAACATTTTATTTTTAGGGGCAGAATTGACCATCGAAAGAGGCGAGCGCATTGCGATTTTAGGACCAAACGGTGCGGGAAAATCCACTTTGTTGCGTATGGCTATGGGAATGGAAGAGTTCGACGAGGGAACAGTTGAATTAGGTAAACACAACGTTATTCCTGGTTATTTTGAGCAAAACCAAGCTGAAGCGTTAGACTTAGAAAAGACCGTCATAGATACGGTTCATGATGAAGTTCCTGAGTGGAAAAACGAGGAAGTTCGGACTTTATTAGGACAGTTCTTGTTTAGTGGAGATACTGCCTTCAAAAAAGTAGCGGCATTAAGCGGTGGTGAAAAAGCCCGTTTAGCATTGGCAAAAATGCTTCTTAGACCAGCTAATTTATTGATTTTAGATGAGCCTACCAATCATTTAGATATTCCCGCCAAAGAAATGCTAGAAGAAGCTTTACAGCATTACGACGGTACGGTGTTAATTGTTTCTCACGATCGCTATTTTATTTCTCAAACTGCTAACAAAATTGTCGACATTCGCGATGGAGAATTGATTGTTTATCGTGGAGATTATCACTACTATCTAGACAAAATTGCCGAGGAAAAAGAAAAAGCGCGACAAAAAAGCGAAGCAGGGTTAAAAGCAGCCAAGGAAGCAGCAAAAAGAGCTAAACAAGCCGAGAAAAAGAAAAACAAACAGAAAAAAGCTAAAGCCTAG
- a CDS encoding VOC family protein: MSQTAIFHLTIPINNIAQAKEFYAEGLGCKVGRENQVAIIFDFYGTQLVGHVTREPLTRPSGIYPRHFGLILPTKLAWEQICDRAQEQKITFYHQPKLRFPNQTLEHYCFFLEDPFYNLLEFKYYSESEVIFGGRHSDLIGETAVSNQEK, encoded by the coding sequence ATGAGTCAGACAGCTATTTTCCATTTAACTATTCCCATCAACAACATTGCTCAAGCCAAAGAATTTTACGCCGAAGGTTTAGGCTGTAAAGTAGGTCGTGAAAACCAAGTCGCTATAATCTTTGATTTTTACGGCACTCAACTAGTAGGTCACGTTACTCGAGAACCTTTAACAAGACCATCAGGGATCTATCCAAGACACTTCGGTTTAATCTTACCCACAAAACTGGCCTGGGAGCAAATATGCGATCGCGCTCAAGAGCAAAAAATTACTTTTTATCATCAACCAAAGTTACGCTTCCCTAATCAAACGTTAGAGCATTATTGCTTTTTTCTAGAAGATCCATTTTACAATTTGCTGGAATTCAAATACTATAGCGAGTCTGAAGTAATTTTTGGCGGTAGGCATTCTGATTTAATTGGAGAAACTGCTGTGTCCAACCAAGAAAAATAA
- a CDS encoding response regulator transcription factor has translation MTTVLIVDDLGSIREFLKINLSSEPNIQIIGLANNGEKAIALVEKYQPDVVLMDINMPGKLDGIQATEKIVQRFPQIKVVLLTSQDDREQLNLALKAGSRGYVLKNTNVKDIASIIRLTKKGFFQIGPILGNWDGSLHKNMQSNNGATEIIQNPHKVKAIVQQDIGYANNSSQASEMNHILSNLTSGLFQLQETIKSQENTIVNLTNQYSLVQQEIRTKLNKNKRTFNSSKATGYSYKIASTSRTKRQQHILFISSFFLGVFTVLILMLLITTLGAVI, from the coding sequence ATGACTACAGTTTTAATCGTTGATGACTTAGGCAGCATTAGAGAGTTTTTGAAAATTAACTTATCTAGTGAACCAAATATACAGATCATTGGATTGGCAAATAATGGAGAGAAAGCGATCGCGCTAGTTGAAAAATATCAACCAGATGTGGTTTTGATGGATATCAATATGCCAGGCAAACTCGACGGCATACAAGCAACCGAAAAAATTGTTCAGCGTTTTCCCCAGATCAAGGTTGTGCTTCTTACGAGTCAAGATGACAGAGAACAGCTGAATTTGGCTTTAAAAGCAGGTTCTAGAGGCTATGTTCTTAAAAATACCAACGTTAAAGATATTGCCAGCATTATTCGATTAACTAAAAAAGGCTTTTTCCAAATCGGTCCTATACTAGGTAACTGGGACGGTTCGCTACACAAGAATATGCAGTCAAATAATGGCGCTACAGAAATAATTCAAAATCCCCATAAAGTTAAAGCCATAGTACAGCAAGATATAGGGTATGCCAACAACTCTAGTCAAGCGTCTGAAATGAATCATATCTTATCTAACTTGACATCTGGACTGTTTCAATTACAAGAAACAATTAAGTCTCAAGAAAACACGATTGTTAATTTAACTAATCAATACTCTCTGGTTCAACAAGAAATTAGAACCAAGCTAAATAAAAATAAGCGTACTTTTAATTCATCCAAAGCTACTGGCTATAGTTACAAAATAGCCTCTACAAGTCGTACCAAAAGACAGCAACATATTTTATTTATTAGTAGTTTTTTCCTAGGAGTATTTACTGTGCTGATTTTAATGCTGTTAATCACGACTTTAGGAGCGGTAATTTAG